AGGATCGGATGTCGCGGCGAAGGTCGACGATGATGCACGGCCCCACCGCCCCACCCCCACCACCGACGCGGCAGCGAGCGACGCGGGAAGGTGACGAGGTCTGATGGCCGATCAGCACGACAGCCGGGAGAACGAGCACGGAGCGGGCTCGAGCACCCGCCCCATGACGGGTGAGGAGTACGTCGACAGCCTGCGCGACGACCGCGAGGTCTACCTCTACGGGGAGCGCGTCGAGGACGTCACCACGCATCCGGCCTTCCGCAATCCCGTCCGAATGACGGCCCGCCTGTACGACGCCCTGCACGACCCAGCACGACGGTCGGTGCTCACCACCGCGACGGACTCCGGCGGCGACGGCTACACGCATCGGTTCTTCACCACACCGCACAGCGCGGCCGACCTCGTCGCCGATCAGCGGGCGATAGCGGAATGGTCCCGTCTCAGCTACGGCTGGATGGGTCGCTCTCCCGACTACAAGGCGTCCTTCCTCGGCACGCTGGGCGCCAACGCCGACTTCTACGAGCCGTTCGCGGACAACGCACGACGGTGGTACCGCGAGGCACAGGAGAAGGTCCTGTACTGGAACCATGCCATCGTTCATCCGCCGGTGGACCGGCATCGCCCGCCCGACGAGGTCGCCGACGTGTTCATCCACGTCGAGAAGGAGACCGACGCGGGTCTGATCGTCAGCGGCGCGAAGGTCGTCGCGACGGCGTCCGCGATCACCCATCACAACTTCATCGCCCACTACGGACTGCCGATCAAGGAGCGGCGGTTCGCGCTGATCGCGACGGTGCCGATGGCGGCGGCGGGCGTGAAGCTGATCTGCCGGACGTCCTACGCGGCCACGGCCGCGGTGATGGGCAGCCCGTTCGACCACCCGCTGTCCTCCCGCCTGGATGAGAACGACACCATCCTGGTGCTGGACCGGGTCCTGATCCCCTGGGAGAACGTGTTCGTCTACGGCGATCTCGGCAAGGTGCAGATGTTCACCGCGCGTTCCGGTTTCCCGGAGCGCTTCACCTTCCACGGCTGCACGCGGCTGGCGGTCAAGCTGGAGTTCCTCGCAGGCCTGCTCGCCAAGGCGTTGGAGCTGACCGGCACCCGGGACTTCCGAGGAGTGCAGACTCGTCTCGGCGAGGTCCTCGCCTGGCGGAACCTGTTCTGGGGACTGTCCGACGCCGCCGCACGCAATCCCGTGCCGTGGCGCAACGGCTCCGTGCTGCCCAACCCGGAGTACGGCATGGCCTACCGCTGGTTCATGCAGCTCGGCTACCCGAGGATCAAGGAGATCATCCAACAGGACGTCGCCGGGGGGCTCATCTACCTCAACTCCAGTGCGGAGGACTTCAAGAACCCGGAGATCCGGCCGTATCTGGACCGCTATCTGCGCGGTTCCGACGGATCCGACGCGGTCCAGCGCGTCAAGGTGATGAAGCTGCTGTGGGACGCCGTCGGCAGCGAGTTCGGCGGCAGGCATGAGCTGTACGAGCGCAACTACGCGGGCAACCACGAGAACACGCGGATCGAACTGCTCTCCGCCCAGACGGTGAACGGCCGGATCGACGACTACAAGGCCTTCGTCGACGCCTGTCTCGAGGAGTACGACCTGGACGGCTGGACGGTGCCGGACCTGTCCTCGTTCGACGAGCTGCGCCGTATCCGGCACGACACGCTCACCGGTGGACGGTCGAACTCCGGTGAGCGCCCCCACCCCGCAGGCTTCGAGCAGAGCCGCGTCGACGAGAAGGAGATCGGATGAGCGGCGAAGGGGTCGAGGAGTCCCGGGCCACCGAGATCGCGCACCGGGTCGGGGCGATCTGGCGCGATGTGCTCGGTGCGGACACGCAGGCCACGTTCTTCGAACTGTCGGGTCAGTCGATCTCCGCCGTGCGGATCGCGGCGCGGATCGAGGACGAACTGGGCATCACCGTGGACATCGGTGAACTCTTCGAGGACCCGACCGGCGAGGCGTTCGCCCGCGCGGTCGCGGCGCGGGCGGCCGAGGCGCCGAGCGACCGACAGCACTGATACGGCCGCTGGACAGCCGTCGCTTCAGCACACGGTGGTCGCCGAGGACCTCCCGGCGGCCGGACGAGGACGGGATCGCGATGAGCATCTCCAGGACGACACGTCCGCAGACGGGTCCGTTCGAGGACCGAGTTCCCCTGTCGGTGCAGCAGGAGTTCCTCTGCATGTGGGACAAGGGCGACGAGATGGGCCCCTTCGGCCCGAGCTACCACATCGTGGACGGCTGGCGGCTGCACGGGGCGGTGGACGTCGAGGCCCTCAGAGCCGCCCTCGACGACGTGGTGGCCCGACACGAGGCACTGCGCACGATCATCCAGCGCGAAGGCGAGCGGTGTCAGCGGATCCATCCGCCGAGTTCACCGGAGCTGACGGTGCTCGACCTTCCCGGGGGCGAGGCGTCCCGCGAACAGCGAGCCGAGGAGCTGCTCAACGAGCTCGCCGCGGGATCGTCGAACGCACGTCGCCTCCCGCTGCTGCGCGCTGTGCTGGGTCGCTTCGACGCGCGGGACGCGGTGCTGGCCCTCGTCGCTCACCACACCGCGGTGGACGCCTGGTCGATGCAGGTGATCATGCGTGATCTGATCCGCTGCCATGCGGCACGGGCGGCGGGCACCGAACCAGACCTGCCGCCCGCGACGCAGTACCGGGAGTACACCCGCAGGCAACGGGACGGCGGACGCCGCGCGGACTCCGCCTCCGTCCGACAGTTCTGGCGGGAGACGTTGCGGGGCGGGCACGCCTTGGCCCTGCCCACGGACCGGGCACGCTCGGCCGAACCGGTGTTCTCCACCGCCTGGTATCGCTTCGCGTTCGGCCCCGAACTCGCGGCGGCGACCGAACGGACCGCCGTCGCGCTGCGGAGCTCGCCGTTCATGGTGCTCCTGGCCGCGTTCGCCGTCCTCGTCCGCCACACGACGGGCGCGACCGATGTCGTGATCCCGACTTTCACACCCGGCCGCGATCAGGCACGTTTCCACGACGCGGTCGGCTCGTTCTTCAACTGCCTGCCGATCAGGGTGGACCTCCGTGACTGCCGTAGCTTCCTGGACGTGGTCGCCGAGACCAGAGCACGCGCTCTGCGTGCCTATTCGCACGAGATCCCCCTGATGGATGTGATCGCCGAGGTTCCCGACCTGATGAGTCGAACCCAGGTCGACGGGCTCGCCTCCTGTGTGTTCCAGGTGATCCAGACACCGCACACCATGCGGTCGGAGCAGGTCGGCGACGTGACGGTCTCGGCCATCCGCCGGAAGACGCTGTCGCAGGCGAAGGGATCGGACATCCCCGACGGACTGCTGTTATGTCTGGAACTCGATCCCGCAGGGGGTCTCATCGGCGAGCTGGGTTACAGCCGGAATCTGTACGACCTGGCCACGGTGCGCGGCCTGACCTCCCGGCTGGAGGCTCTGCTTTCCCGGTTGCTCGGCGACCCGGCCGCGCCGATCGACGGGGGATGAGCGGGGCGGGTGCTCGGTGGCGCACCGTGTCGCGGTGCACGCGATGGTCACCGCTGGGCACCGTCATGCCGCGGGAGCACCCCGCACCGAGCAGGCCGGGCGGAGTGCGCTCGGGCGGACCGGCGGCGCCTGTGGTCAAGGCCGGGGAGTCGGGGCTCCGTACACGCTGGCGCGGGTCCATGTGCCCGGAGGACGCGCCGGGCGGCCCCGTGTCGAGCCGGCCGCGCCCTCGGGACCGCGGTATCTTCCGGCCACGGCGCGTCCGACCACGTCGTGTCCCAACACGTCGTCTCCGAACACGTCGTCCGCATGGCGGCGACCCACGGGGCGTGAAGACGGCGGCGCGGCCGGGCGGCTGCGACGAGCCGGACTCGTCGACCGACGGCATATGTCGGCGCCGACGGGACCGCCGGTCGCGGCCCGGAACAGCGAACCCGTCGCGAACCTGCGGCACCGCCCGGGTCCGCCGGGCGGCCGACGCACGTCCGGGCTCATCATGGCTGCGGGAACGCTCGTCGAGGCGTCGAGGCGCGTATCGGACCACCGGACGGCCCGGTCACGACGGCGGAAGGCCTGCGGAGGCATCCCTCGCGAGGAGACGGCGACCCGGAGCCGCAGGCGCCCGCACGGCGGTGCGCCCCGTGGGCCGGCGGTGAACGCACGAGCAGGCGGAGGGTTCCGCCGCGGCGCTCACCGCCGGTGCGCCGACCGCAGGCCGTCAGCCGACGGGCTTGCGCGCGGTCA
This genomic stretch from Actinoalloteichus hoggarensis harbors:
- a CDS encoding 4-hydroxyphenylacetate 3-hydroxylase family protein, with the translated sequence MADQHDSRENEHGAGSSTRPMTGEEYVDSLRDDREVYLYGERVEDVTTHPAFRNPVRMTARLYDALHDPARRSVLTTATDSGGDGYTHRFFTTPHSAADLVADQRAIAEWSRLSYGWMGRSPDYKASFLGTLGANADFYEPFADNARRWYREAQEKVLYWNHAIVHPPVDRHRPPDEVADVFIHVEKETDAGLIVSGAKVVATASAITHHNFIAHYGLPIKERRFALIATVPMAAAGVKLICRTSYAATAAVMGSPFDHPLSSRLDENDTILVLDRVLIPWENVFVYGDLGKVQMFTARSGFPERFTFHGCTRLAVKLEFLAGLLAKALELTGTRDFRGVQTRLGEVLAWRNLFWGLSDAAARNPVPWRNGSVLPNPEYGMAYRWFMQLGYPRIKEIIQQDVAGGLIYLNSSAEDFKNPEIRPYLDRYLRGSDGSDAVQRVKVMKLLWDAVGSEFGGRHELYERNYAGNHENTRIELLSAQTVNGRIDDYKAFVDACLEEYDLDGWTVPDLSSFDELRRIRHDTLTGGRSNSGERPHPAGFEQSRVDEKEIG
- a CDS encoding phosphopantetheine-binding protein, which encodes MSGEGVEESRATEIAHRVGAIWRDVLGADTQATFFELSGQSISAVRIAARIEDELGITVDIGELFEDPTGEAFARAVAARAAEAPSDRQH
- a CDS encoding condensation domain-containing protein translates to MSISRTTRPQTGPFEDRVPLSVQQEFLCMWDKGDEMGPFGPSYHIVDGWRLHGAVDVEALRAALDDVVARHEALRTIIQREGERCQRIHPPSSPELTVLDLPGGEASREQRAEELLNELAAGSSNARRLPLLRAVLGRFDARDAVLALVAHHTAVDAWSMQVIMRDLIRCHAARAAGTEPDLPPATQYREYTRRQRDGGRRADSASVRQFWRETLRGGHALALPTDRARSAEPVFSTAWYRFAFGPELAAATERTAVALRSSPFMVLLAAFAVLVRHTTGATDVVIPTFTPGRDQARFHDAVGSFFNCLPIRVDLRDCRSFLDVVAETRARALRAYSHEIPLMDVIAEVPDLMSRTQVDGLASCVFQVIQTPHTMRSEQVGDVTVSAIRRKTLSQAKGSDIPDGLLLCLELDPAGGLIGELGYSRNLYDLATVRGLTSRLEALLSRLLGDPAAPIDGG